Part of the Pseudodesulfovibrio mercurii genome is shown below.
CGCCTGCTACTCCTTTGCCGGGCAGATGTTCGACATCCTCATGCAGCCCATGATCGACGTCTTTCAGAAGCAGGCCGAGGCCGGTCCCACGCCGCTGCTGACCCCGGAGTTCTACCAGCAGTTCGGCGCGGTCTTCCAGAAGATGCTCGAGGCCAACGGGTTCCACCACCCCGAGCAGATGCAGATATTCATGGCCGCCCTGCAAAAGGCCCTCATGGCCGTGGCCAGGGAAGGGCACTTCCAGTACACCTACCCGGCAGAGGCCTTTTTCGCGCACATCAAGATATCCATCGTGGCGGGCCTCTTCCTGGTCAGCCCCTACGTGTTCGCCCAGATATGGGGCTTCATCGCGCCGGGCCTGTACTCCCACGAGCGCAAGTGGATGGTGCCCATGGCCCTGCTGTCCGGGCTGTTCTTCACCGGCGGCGCCCTGTTCGGCTATTTCCAGGTCTTCCCGTACGCCTTCGACTTCTTTGCCGGATTCTCCAACGAGGGCATCCAGTTCGTTCCCAAGCTCAACGAATACCTGAGTTTCTGCCTGAAACTGCTGTTCGCCTTCGGGTTCGTCTTCGAACTGCCCCTGTTCATCTTCTTCCTGGCCCGGCTGGGGCTGGTTTCATCCACCGGGCTGCGCAAGAAGCGCAAGTACGCCATCCTGATCGCCTTTGTGGTGGCGGCCATCCTGACCCCGCCGGATCCCTTCACCCAGTGCCTCATGGCCGGGCCGCTGATCGTCCTCTACGAGGTCGGCATCTGGGTGGCCTTCTTCTTCGGCAAGAAGGAGAAGCGCCACCTGAAGAAGCTGGCCGAGGCCGAGGCCAAGGCCCAGGCCGAGCTGGACGCGGCGGCCGAGGGCGGCGGGGAAGAGACGCCGTAACGACCGCAACCGGGGCGGGCATCGCAAAAGCCGGTGCCTGCCCTGTTTATTTTTCTAGTCTTTTCCTCTATGTATGGGGATGACGCTACGTTCTACAGGAAAGGAGTGCGCCATGCGCCAGGCCACAGTGGCTCGGACCACCAAGGAAACGGACATCAGACTGACCCTGACCCTCGACGGGACGGGGACCGTGAACGTGGACACCGGCATCGGGTTCGCGGATCACATGCTCACCCTGTGCGCCTTCTGGGCCGGGTTCGACCTGGACCTGACCTGCCGGGGCGACCTGGAGATCGACACCCACCACAGCCTCGAGGACATCGGGTTGTGCCTGGGCCAGGCCCTGGCCGAGGCCCTGGGCGACAAGCAGGGCATCAACCGCGTGGCCTCGGCCAAGGTGCCCATGGACGAGGCCCTGGCCGAAGTGGTCGTGGACCTGTCCGGCCGTCCGTACATCGTCTATGACGACGCGCTCCTGCCCGACTTCATCGCGGGCGACGAAAAGGACGTCTGGCGTGAATTTCTCAAGTCCGTTGCGTACAAGGCGGGCATGAACCTGCACGTCAAATTCGAGTACGGCCTGAACGGCCATCATCTGCTGGAAGCGGCCTTCAAGGCCCTGGGCCTGGCCCTGGCCCAGGCGGTCACGGTGGGCCGCAAGGGCGTCTCCAGCACCAAAGGGAGTCTCG
Proteins encoded:
- the hisB gene encoding imidazoleglycerol-phosphate dehydratase HisB, which translates into the protein MRQATVARTTKETDIRLTLTLDGTGTVNVDTGIGFADHMLTLCAFWAGFDLDLTCRGDLEIDTHHSLEDIGLCLGQALAEALGDKQGINRVASAKVPMDEALAEVVVDLSGRPYIVYDDALLPDFIAGDEKDVWREFLKSVAYKAGMNLHVKFEYGLNGHHLLEAAFKALGLALAQAVTVGRKGVSSTKGSLD
- the tatC gene encoding twin-arginine translocase subunit TatC, whose amino-acid sequence is MRSDKDDVKETEEKSVAETPVTPDEDPSLLDEDPAESAEESADSVEAPTDSAEAKTETGYAAYVPDYSDLPGYAEIGSDDADEAAEAEGADESGDAAVPVAAGGGSGDGGTDDPADGIQRDEPEDDADEPEEDEDDEEPGDGEGAQMSLLDHLAELRSRLTRAFIAVGVGMVACYSFAGQMFDILMQPMIDVFQKQAEAGPTPLLTPEFYQQFGAVFQKMLEANGFHHPEQMQIFMAALQKALMAVAREGHFQYTYPAEAFFAHIKISIVAGLFLVSPYVFAQIWGFIAPGLYSHERKWMVPMALLSGLFFTGGALFGYFQVFPYAFDFFAGFSNEGIQFVPKLNEYLSFCLKLLFAFGFVFELPLFIFFLARLGLVSSTGLRKKRKYAILIAFVVAAILTPPDPFTQCLMAGPLIVLYEVGIWVAFFFGKKEKRHLKKLAEAEAKAQAELDAAAEGGGEETP